ATGGGGCTTGCGGCGTCCGTTCTCGACGCGGCGCCGCCAACGCGAACTCCTTACCAGGCCGTAGATCTGAATCCCGCCAGGCTTACTGAGTCGTGGGCCTCCGGCGTGTGCGGCGGGCAGCAGGTGGGCTACGGCTGCTATGGCCTGGCCAGCAGCTACTCAGTCAGCGCCATGCTGTGGACCGGGAGCGCTGACACCGCTGTGGACCTGAATCCCGCCGGGTTTACGTGGTCGGGCGCCGAAGACACGGACGGCGTGCAGCAGGCGGGCTGGGGCAGGGTGTACTACATGATTGGAGGTCGTTACCCATACGTCGCCCCGTACCTCGTCAACTATGTCCACGCCATGCTGTGGACGGGGAGTGCGGCCAGCGCCGTGGACCTGCATCCCGCCGGGTTCGCGGAATCGTGGGCCTATGCCATAGGCGGCGGGCAGCAGGTGGGTGAAGGCCGCATCTACCATTACACGCCAAAGAAAGGAGGCTCCTACGTTACGCAGTCTCACGCCCTGCTGTGGACGGGAACTGCTGCCAGTGCTGTTGACCTGCATCCCGTCGGGTTCACATTTTCCCTGGCCTGGGGCGTGGGCGGCGGGCAGCAGGTGGGTTATGGCTTCGTCCAACACAACACCAACAAGAAAGGAGGCTCCTCCGTCGCCCAGTGTCACGCCCTGTTGTGGACGGGAAGCGCGGCCAGCGTGGTGGATCTGAATCCTGCCGGGTTCACGGCCTCGGCGGCCCATGGTGTGGGCGGCGGGCAGCAGGTGGGCTATGGCACCCGCACAGACGGAACACAGCACGCCCTGCTGTGGACGGGGAGCGCGGCCAGCGTCGTGGATCTGCATCCCGCCGGATTCACGTCCTCACTGGCCTTTGGCGTGTGCGGCGGGCAGCAGGTCGGCTATGGCTTTGACGCAGACGGGACACAGCACGCCCTGCTGTGGGCGGGGAACGCAGCCGGCGTGGTTGACCTGAACACCTTCCTCCCGGCGGGATTCACCAACGCCGTGGCTACCGGCATTGACGCTGCCGGCAACATCGTCGGCTATGCCTGGAGTTCCGTCAACCGAGAAGACAACCATGCCTTCCTGTGGAAGGCAGAAGAGCAACAAAACAACTGACCATAGCTCGGGTGAGCGGCTTATCGAGAGAGGTTCCGTAGGAGAATTCACAGCACTCTAAAAAGGAGGCATATCCCATGAAAGCGCACAGCGCGGCCATTTTATTCGGCTTGGCCGTGCTTGCCGCCGTGTTGGCGGGGCCGGTCCAGGCGCAAGTCGGGCCACCGCCGAACGTGCTCGTACCGCCCAGCAACGCCAGGAATCCCCTGGAGCAGGGACTGCGGTTCCAGACCAACTACCGGGTGCTGTTGACGCCTGGGGGCGGCCTGGGGCCGGCCGGGGGCATGACGCCGGCGTAGATCCGGTCCTTCTACAACATGCCTTCGACCGGAGGGTCCCATGCCATCGCCATCGTGAACGCCTACCACTATCCCACCGCGTTGAACGACTTCAACAGTCTGCTGGCCGCCGCCGGGGTGCCGTTAACCACCCGGCAAATCCTGATGAGGCACGCTCGGAACACGGTCACCGATGACTACACCGACGTAAGCCTGATCGATCTTCGGGGAGCCTTGGCCAAGCTGCCCTTGGTTCCCCTGGATGATGGCCGGGAACGGCTGCGGGCGACGGGGACGCACAACGCCAGAAGTGCAGAGGTAACTGAATCGCCAGTTTGTGACGCAGTTTGTTTTACAGAGTACAAACCGGCACAAATCGGGGCATCCGCTGACGCATCGGGCGGGAATCTGTCTTCGCTGGATTGTGCCGCAACTGCTGAATCTGACAGGGCTTGTCGTTCAAAGTCAACGGCTGGCAAACTACACCGCGCAGGAGTCGAACCTGCAACCTTCGGCTCCGTAGGCCGATGCTCTATCCAATTGAGCTAGCGGTGCGAACTCATTAATTCATAATGACTTACACCCAACTCTGCGTCATCGGGGCAAGTCGTTAAGTTGACAAGTCGCGTTTCCAGAAGGCCCTTCTCGACCCGTTCAGCTGACCCGACAATGGGCAGTCCATATCCTCATCCGCATGGTCCAGGACAAGAAACGACGCCACCGCATTCCCAGACTCCCGCGCATGTCGGACGCATCCGATTGCTATGGTATATCATCTCGGGATGCCCATGGCAAGGTGTGCCAGGTCCGTTTACAGCGATCCCACGACGAATCCGAGCGGGAGTACCGTCACTGGATCCGGGCCAGCTACGGGAGGGACCGCGACGATGACGACGGAAGCACCCCGGAGCCCGCGACCAACCCGAAAATCGGGAACACCCTGCACGCCATCATCGCCGGCTACATCGCAGCCGAGCACGAACGGTTGCGGCCCGACGACGGTGAGCGCACCCAGGGAACGATTGGGATCGCGGAGTGCTGGGACAGGGCTTCTCACAATGCCCTGAATGATGCTGGCTGTGGTTACGGCAACAAGGGGAGGAACGCGGGTTGCACTTGATCAGGGTCCAGGCTCTCGACACCCGCCGAACCGACTTCGGCAGAAGGAGCGCTCGATGTAGAATGCATTCACGAGCGTACCGCACAGATACAGGTAGCCATTTTGGTCCAGATACCCGCCAATTCCAGCTGTAGTGCTGCTTGCACTATCGCCGTACGCGAAGGACTCGACGACCACCACCTTGGGCCTGAATCTCGACCAGTCATTTGACTTAAGCACTCTCAAGTCCCATCCTTCCACATCAACGGACAAGAAGTCAATCTCATGACCCAAAACATGTCCGTCCAGCACTCTTGACAGTGTTTGCGTTTGCACCGACCTCGTACCGATTAGCTTCACGTGATCAATGTCCGCAGGCTCCGCGGGAGAAAACCCGTTATAAAAGGAGGTTTCATACATATGGTAGATCAAAACCTCTTCTATATCTGAGATCGGTATCTCCAGGTTGATGTCGCGGGGCCGGTGCTTGTTGAACTCCCTCATGCTGTTGGGAAGAGCATCGATATTGATGCCCGTCCAGCCCTTTCTGTAGAAATGACATGTGTTCGATTGCTCAAAGGGATTGTTCGCCCCCACATCAACATAGAAACCGTTGTCCCTGTTCAGGAAGATCACATCCAATATCATGTCCTCGCCGCACTGAGCATACGAGTAGCGACGACTTCTGAGGAATTGACGGCAGAAGTAGTCATACACCCATCCAGGATAAAGCCTAGGTAGGAATCTCGTCATCAGGAGTCTCCTTGGACGTTACTCCCGACATCGCGATGATCGGAAGCGACTTGCCCTGCATGCCCCGTGGCTGCGATGGAGAGGATGACCTGACTCCAGTCCACGGTCCGTCCGCCATCCAGCAAAAACGCCTTCTGGACCTTGACCGGCTGGTCCGCCGAGCGTGGCCCAACGATTATACCGCGACTCCGGTCCTGCAGCGCCTGCTCCGTCTATGAGCCGTTCCAGTTCTCCGGATTGACGCAGGAGCCCCCTGTGGGGCCAAACCGGAAAGCGGCTCTCCTTCCACCGGGATCACTCAAACTGGACTCGCATTCCACTCGCACATTGGAAACACCGATACGGCAATTCCTGATACAACCTGACCATCGGGCCGAAGCCGGTACAGTGAGCGAGGCCGATTCGTTGCACCGCAAGATCACGAAGCCTCTGGCTAGTCCGATCCAAGCGTCGCTCGTTCGCGTTCAGCAGATGCATGCCGCCGAGAACAGCGTGGATCCGATCTTCTCCAGTCGATGCACAGACGTGGTCCAGCGTGTTCGCGACGCCGGCATGGGCGCAGCCCAACAACACGACGATGCCGTTGCCGGTCTTCACGTAGAGGGCCTGGTCATCGATGATCGCATCCAGTTCGGTGAGTGACTCGTCGAGGAAGAACGACCCGCCGGTGTCCTCACAATCGTGGTGCCGCGGGATCTGGCCGGTAAGCCAGACTCCTGCACTCAACTCCACCGGATTGGCGCGAGTCGAGAAGATCCGTCCTACGCGCGACGCGAGCCAATCAAGGGACTCGACCCAGAGCGCCAGCCCGTGTTCCGCCAGCAGGCCGCCTCGGATGACGGTGTTCTCCGCGAGGACCGTGATCGCTAATCGCTTGACCACGACGAGTCATCACCTCTTTGAACGGACAATCGGCTCCTCGGCCTCTTCTTAGTTTCAGGTCTGCGACGAACAGACGGGTCGATGCTCCGCCGAATCGAGGTCGGATTCGCAGACCAAGTCTCCGTAAGCCGAATCCCAGAAGGTCGCTTTCGCGGTGGTACGGATGTCACCGTTCTGGACAACCTCGGACTCGAGGTAGTAGAGCGGCGGCTGGGCGTCCACGATCCGCGCCCGAACGGTGGCCGGCACGCCGACGGTCACCGCACGGTGATAGCGAATGGCGAGCTTCGCGGTCAGTCCGGCAACGTTTCTGGCGAAAAGGCAATGGGTCATCGCGGCATCGAGCAACATGGCGGTGACGCCGCCGTGCATGCGGTCGGGATAGCCCTGGAACGTCGCACCGCAGTCGAACTCGGCGATAACACTCCCGTCGGCTTGCCGCTGGAAACGCAGACCCAGGCCGTCCGGCCGGTCGCTGCCGCACACCAGGCACGAGGGATGGCACTTGCGGCTGAGGTCAGTGATCACAGATGTTGTCACCGGCTTTCAGGTTCCCCGACAGATAGGCGGCGACGATCTCGTCAGGATCGCCGTCGGGCGCGCCGACAATGACCTCGACTCCATTCTCCGCGAACAGCTGCTGTGCCCGCTGGCCCATGCCGCCGGCAATGACGGCATTCACGCCCTTTTCGTGGAGCCAGCGGGGCAGCACACCCGGTTCGTGGGGTGGTGGGGTCAGGTATTCCCTTCGCAGCGTTCTCTTGACCGCGGGGTCCACTTCATGAATGACAAACTGCGAGCAGTGCCCGAAGTGCAGGCATAAGCGGCCATTGGCGACCGGCACGGCAATCTTCATGAGT
The Phycisphaerae bacterium DNA segment above includes these coding regions:
- a CDS encoding FkbM family methyltransferase; this encodes MTRFLPRLYPGWVYDYFCRQFLRSRRYSYAQCGEDMILDVIFLNRDNGFYVDVGANNPFEQSNTCHFYRKGWTGINIDALPNSMREFNKHRPRDINLEIPISDIEEVLIYHMYETSFYNGFSPAEPADIDHVKLIGTRSVQTQTLSRVLDGHVLGHEIDFLSVDVEGWDLRVLKSNDWSRFRPKVVVVESFAYGDSASSTTAGIGGYLDQNGYLYLCGTLVNAFYIERSFCRSRFGGCREPGP
- a CDS encoding NifB/NifX family molybdenum-iron cluster-binding protein — encoded protein: MKIAVPVANGRLCLHFGHCSQFVIHEVDPAVKRTLRREYLTPPPHEPGVLPRWLHEKGVNAVIAGGMGQRAQQLFAENGVEVIVGAPDGDPDEIVAAYLSGNLKAGDNICDH
- a CDS encoding PaaI family thioesterase translates to MITDLSRKCHPSCLVCGSDRPDGLGLRFQRQADGSVIAEFDCGATFQGYPDRMHGGVTAMLLDAAMTHCLFARNVAGLTAKLAIRYHRAVTVGVPATVRARIVDAQPPLYYLESEVVQNGDIRTTAKATFWDSAYGDLVCESDLDSAEHRPVCSSQT
- a CDS encoding MBL fold metallo-hydrolase, whose protein sequence is MVKRLAITVLAENTVIRGGLLAEHGLALWVESLDWLASRVGRIFSTRANPVELSAGVWLTGQIPRHHDCEDTGGSFFLDESLTELDAIIDDQALYVKTGNGIVVLLGCAHAGVANTLDHVCASTGEDRIHAVLGGMHLLNANERRLDRTSQRLRDLAVQRIGLAHCTGFGPMVRLYQELPYRCFQCASGMRVQFE